The nucleotide sequence GAACCTATTCGTATTTAATCGTACATTTTGTAATTATAAAAATAAAAGGTCCGTATAAACGGACCTTACTTATTTCTGATCATTGCAATATGGGGTATACCATCTTCGAGATAACCATCGCCTATTTGATTGAAGCCTAAGGTGTGATAAAAACGTTCAAGGTACAATTGTGCCGATACCTTTATACGCCTTTCCTTAAAATGATCTTCTATGGCATGTATTGAAGCCTTAACGATTTCTTTTCCGTAGCCGTATTTTCTTTCTGAAGCCTTGACCACTACCCTACCGATACTGGCCTCTTCAAAATAATCCCCCCCTTTAAAAATACGTGTATACGCTACAATTTCATTGTTTCTCTTTCCTATGACGTGCAGGGCCTTCTGGTCTTTGCCGTCGATATCCAAATACACGCAATCTTGTTCAACAACGAATATTTCGCTTCTTATCTTAAGTAGCTCATAAAGCTCCGTTGTCGTTAGTTCTTCAAACGATTTTATATGTATTTTCATTCTATCAATCTTGAACTATTATCTGTTTGCTATCACTCTTACCGTATTCAGGCTGTATAGTAACGTGGTTGATACCGAATTTGTGATATACAATTTCCTCTATTTGCCCTAAAACCTTGTCAAACTCTGAAAGCTTGATGTCTTCCTTGAAATCTACATGCGCCTCTAGGTGTACCTCATTTTCATTTAATTGCCAGATATGAATATGATGTATATTCTTCACCGAATCGATCATGCCTACCTCTTCGACAATTTGCCGAACCTGAATGGTATTAGGTGTAAAGAGCATTAAGACCCGGGTCGATTCCTTTAATAAATCATACCCTACAAAAATCAGGTAAAGGGCAATCACCAGGGTTAAGGCCGCATCTACCCAATATACTTCATAAAATTTCATTACCAAGCCACCGATAAGTACCGCTACGGAAGCCAACATATCCGTTAACAGATGCAAATAGGCAGATTTCATGTTCATACTGCTCTGTGAATCTTTTTTCAACAACAGTACACTAAAACCATTGGCGGCAATACCCAATAACGAAAGCCAAATAACCAGGTCCGATTCTACCTTTTGGGGTTGCAAAAAACGTTCCGAAGCTTCTTTGATTAAAATAATGGCCACTACGATCAATGTAGCCGCATTGATAAAGGCAGCAATGATCTCGGCGCGTTTATAGCCGAAAGTTCTATTGGTAGAGGCCTCTTTTTTGGCTAGCAACGTAGCGATATAACTAACGATAAGAGAAAGTACATCACTAAAATTGTGCAAGGCATCCGAAAGCAAGGACAAACTACCTGAAACGAGGCCCCCAATAACTTGACAAACCGTTATCAACAGGTTCAGGAAAATAGATATGATTAGGTTTCTTCCCTTTAAATCGGAATGC is from Zobellia galactanivorans and encodes:
- a CDS encoding cation diffusion facilitator family transporter; its protein translation is MGNLHDRSHGHSHSDLKGRNLIISIFLNLLITVCQVIGGLVSGSLSLLSDALHNFSDVLSLIVSYIATLLAKKEASTNRTFGYKRAEIIAAFINAATLIVVAIILIKEASERFLQPQKVESDLVIWLSLLGIAANGFSVLLLKKDSQSSMNMKSAYLHLLTDMLASVAVLIGGLVMKFYEVYWVDAALTLVIALYLIFVGYDLLKESTRVLMLFTPNTIQVRQIVEEVGMIDSVKNIHHIHIWQLNENEVHLEAHVDFKEDIKLSEFDKVLGQIEEIVYHKFGINHVTIQPEYGKSDSKQIIVQD
- a CDS encoding GNAT family N-acetyltransferase; this translates as MKIHIKSFEELTTTELYELLKIRSEIFVVEQDCVYLDIDGKDQKALHVIGKRNNEIVAYTRIFKGGDYFEEASIGRVVVKASERKYGYGKEIVKASIHAIEDHFKERRIKVSAQLYLERFYHTLGFNQIGDGYLEDGIPHIAMIRNK